One part of the Quercus lobata isolate SW786 chromosome 7, ValleyOak3.0 Primary Assembly, whole genome shotgun sequence genome encodes these proteins:
- the LOC115952142 gene encoding uncharacterized protein LOC115952142 — translation MHLQGVADEIMCRDFSTTLKGPVKVWFSRLTPNSINTFKELSTQFASHFIRGHRYKKSTTCLMSIKQWEDEMLRSYITCFNKEALSIEKSDDKILVAAFTNGLRKGKFLFSLYKKDPKTMSDVLY, via the coding sequence ATGCATTTGCAAGGCGTGGCGGACGAGATCATGTGCCGAGATTTTTCAACAACGTTGAAGGGTCCCGTAAAGGTATGGTTCAGCAGATTGACACCAAACTCCATCAATACCTTTAAGGAGCTAAGCACGCAGTTTGCCTCACACTTCATCAGGGGGCACAGGTATAAGAAGTCTACTACATGCCTAATGAGCATCAAGCAATGGGAGGATGAGATGCTGAGGTCTTACATAACCTGCTTCAACAAAGAGGCCCTCTCGATTGAGAAATCCGATGATAAGATACTTGTTGCTGCTTTCACCAATGGGTTACGGAAGgggaagtttttgttttctttatacaaaAAGGACCCAAAAACCATGTCGGATGTACTTTATTGA